From the genome of Gemmatimonas phototrophica, one region includes:
- a CDS encoding M16 family metallopeptidase translates to MRVYTHSLLAAVITPAVLLAQPATPKAASSTPPKLVAPTPLKLPTMVERRLPNGLRLVIVEQRELPVVDAQLVFNVGSIADPGGKEGLATATMNMLDEGAGDRDALALAEQIGFLAIRLNTGASLEQSSVVLHTTRNTLDSAFALMADVVRRPTFPEKEFVRIRNERVTALLQEQDRGPAMADRAFAAILYGEAHPYGRSPSGVRESVESITRADIETFWRTWYRPNNATLVLVGDLTVAEAVTLATRTFGSWERAPVPTTPLLRAMAKSTTAIHIIDKPKAAQSSFRIGGIGVARSSPDYYAIMVMNTALGGSFTSRLNNTLREVKGYTYGAGSAFSMRRDAGPFTARAEVVSAKTDSALIEFMKELKNIRQPLPAAELAKVKRYLQLGYADGFESTGDIAAQISNLVPYNLPLTTLGAFNAGISKVTAADVQRVATRYVDPAKLTIVIAGDRSSIEPALKATKIAPVDVRDMRGRPIIVP, encoded by the coding sequence ATGCGCGTATACACTCACTCGCTGCTGGCGGCGGTGATCACCCCGGCCGTGCTTCTGGCACAACCCGCGACGCCGAAGGCCGCGAGCAGCACGCCCCCCAAACTGGTGGCGCCCACGCCGCTCAAACTCCCCACCATGGTGGAGCGGCGGCTCCCCAACGGGTTGCGTCTGGTCATTGTCGAGCAGCGTGAATTGCCGGTGGTGGATGCGCAGCTCGTATTCAATGTCGGCAGCATTGCCGATCCGGGTGGTAAGGAAGGATTGGCGACCGCCACGATGAACATGCTCGATGAAGGCGCCGGCGATCGGGATGCGCTGGCATTGGCGGAGCAGATTGGCTTCCTGGCCATTCGCTTGAACACCGGCGCCTCGCTCGAACAGAGCTCCGTGGTGTTGCACACGACGCGCAACACACTCGACAGCGCCTTCGCCCTGATGGCCGATGTCGTGCGGCGGCCGACCTTTCCCGAAAAGGAATTCGTACGGATTCGCAATGAACGTGTGACGGCCCTGTTGCAGGAGCAGGACCGCGGGCCGGCCATGGCCGACCGCGCCTTTGCCGCGATTCTGTATGGTGAAGCACACCCGTACGGGCGCAGCCCATCCGGTGTGCGCGAGTCAGTGGAATCCATCACGCGCGCAGATATTGAAACGTTCTGGCGCACCTGGTACCGCCCCAACAACGCCACGCTGGTGCTGGTGGGTGACCTCACCGTAGCCGAGGCCGTAACGCTGGCCACTCGCACCTTTGGATCGTGGGAACGCGCGCCGGTTCCGACAACACCATTGCTGCGTGCGATGGCCAAATCGACTACCGCGATTCACATCATCGACAAACCCAAAGCCGCACAATCGAGCTTTCGCATTGGTGGTATTGGCGTGGCCCGCAGCAGCCCGGACTACTACGCCATCATGGTGATGAACACGGCGCTCGGGGGGTCCTTCACTTCCCGTTTGAACAACACGCTGCGCGAAGTGAAGGGCTACACGTATGGCGCAGGGTCTGCATTTTCCATGCGGCGCGACGCCGGTCCCTTCACCGCCCGGGCCGAAGTGGTTTCTGCCAAGACCGACTCGGCGCTCATTGAGTTCATGAAGGAACTCAAGAACATTCGCCAGCCGCTGCCTGCGGCGGAGTTGGCGAAAGTGAAACGGTACCTGCAGTTGGGATACGCCGATGGGTTTGAGAGCACCGGTGATATTGCGGCGCAGATCTCCAACCTCGTGCCGTACAATCTCCCACTCACCACGCTGGGCGCCTTCAACGCCGGAATCAGCAAGGTGACGGCCGCCGATGTGCAGCGTGTCGCAACCAGATACGTCGATCCGGCCAAACTCACCATCGTGATTGCCGGTGACCGCTCCAGTATTGAACCGGCACTCAAGGCCACCAAGATCGCGCCCGTGGATGTCCGTGACATGCGCGGCCGTCCCATCATCGTTCCGTAA
- a CDS encoding sulfurtransferase — MPSTSRRWFAVALSTGLLVSACRTAAVAPTPAATPNARGANSAPMLVTTKWVTEHASDRDLVILHVGTKAQYDSGHVAGSRHVSLEDIAIPMQPGALSLQMASTEQLTAWAVRNGIGDQTRVIVVPHDFNLQSATRVFFTLSYLGAGDRVSLMDGGYQAWKNESRAVSTAVPAAAAASTFTPRVRPELIAQVGQVETATQDQSRFIVDARLTRFYNGDGGGYPRPGHIPGAVNIPLSNVSVNGFLRPYTELEALFDAQRVDKSKPVITYCHIGQQATLLWFVATLIGRDARMYDGSFQEWSGSTRPIVGPPGK, encoded by the coding sequence ATGCCATCAACTTCGCGCCGGTGGTTCGCCGTTGCACTCTCCACCGGTTTGCTGGTGAGTGCCTGTCGCACTGCCGCTGTGGCGCCGACGCCGGCGGCCACGCCCAACGCCCGCGGTGCCAACTCCGCACCCATGCTGGTCACCACGAAATGGGTGACGGAGCACGCCAGCGATCGTGATCTCGTTATCCTGCACGTGGGGACCAAGGCCCAGTACGACAGTGGCCATGTGGCCGGCAGCCGTCATGTATCGCTGGAAGACATTGCGATCCCCATGCAGCCCGGCGCCCTGTCGTTGCAGATGGCCAGCACCGAGCAACTCACCGCGTGGGCCGTGCGTAACGGCATTGGTGATCAGACGCGCGTGATTGTGGTGCCGCACGATTTCAATCTGCAGAGCGCCACGCGGGTGTTCTTTACGTTGTCGTATCTCGGTGCCGGTGATCGCGTGTCGCTCATGGATGGGGGCTACCAGGCATGGAAGAATGAATCGCGCGCGGTAAGCACCGCCGTGCCGGCGGCTGCGGCCGCCAGCACATTTACGCCACGTGTCCGCCCGGAGCTCATTGCGCAGGTTGGTCAGGTGGAAACTGCCACGCAGGACCAATCCCGGTTCATTGTCGATGCGCGTCTGACGCGCTTCTACAACGGCGATGGCGGTGGCTATCCGCGCCCGGGGCACATTCCCGGCGCGGTGAACATTCCGTTGTCCAACGTGAGCGTGAACGGATTCCTGCGCCCCTACACCGAGCTGGAGGCCTTGTTTGATGCCCAGCGGGTGGACAAGAGCAAGCCGGTCATCACGTACTGTCACATTGGTCAGCAGGCCACGCTGCTGTGGTTTGTGGCCACGTTGATTGGTCGCGACGCGCGCATGTACGACGGCTCGTTTCAGGAATGGAGTGGCAGTACGCGTCCCATCGTGGGACCGCCGGGCAAGTAG
- a CDS encoding serine hydrolase domain-containing protein encodes MLTLLLSLTLVQPSQTALQRADAYVAQTDGQAMLVMHQGRVIHEQYRAGGGVDRRQMLASGSKSFVGVATIAAVEDGLVRLDAPVAHYLPAWSSDARKSRVTVRQLLSLESGVETGNPGTGCGGRGATWNDAVNAGTFADPGTTFRYGPFPFITMGAVLERVQRNSFEQYLTQRVLAPLGVTVQWRAKCGDGNPQLAGGAAMTARDWATFGDMIRLGGVHKGRRILQESLVRELFRPSGSNAAYGLSWWLVGATLLAQPAAGLEAGTGAGRQRGGILGGRRSRGGRARSGGRPDATARGGTAALPSWMPADLVMAAGAGKQRLYVIPSLELVVVRMGPLIGGRRFEDVAFLQALLGS; translated from the coding sequence ATGCTGACCCTTTTGCTTTCCCTGACGCTGGTGCAGCCAAGCCAGACCGCCCTGCAACGCGCCGATGCCTATGTGGCGCAAACCGATGGTCAGGCCATGCTGGTGATGCATCAAGGCCGCGTGATTCACGAGCAGTACCGCGCGGGAGGTGGCGTGGATCGCCGTCAGATGCTGGCCAGCGGCAGCAAGAGTTTTGTGGGTGTAGCCACCATCGCAGCGGTCGAGGACGGTCTCGTCCGTCTGGACGCCCCGGTGGCGCACTACCTCCCCGCGTGGAGCAGCGATGCGCGGAAATCCCGGGTGACGGTGCGTCAGCTGCTGTCGCTGGAAAGCGGCGTGGAGACTGGCAACCCCGGCACGGGCTGCGGGGGGCGCGGAGCCACCTGGAATGACGCCGTGAACGCCGGAACGTTTGCCGATCCAGGTACCACGTTTCGCTACGGCCCCTTCCCGTTCATTACCATGGGCGCGGTGCTGGAGCGAGTGCAAAGGAACTCCTTCGAGCAATACCTCACCCAGCGGGTGCTCGCTCCCCTTGGCGTAACGGTGCAGTGGCGCGCCAAGTGTGGCGACGGCAACCCCCAATTGGCAGGCGGTGCCGCCATGACAGCTCGCGACTGGGCCACCTTTGGGGACATGATCCGGTTGGGTGGCGTGCACAAGGGACGGCGCATTCTCCAGGAATCGCTGGTGCGGGAGCTGTTCCGTCCCTCGGGGAGCAACGCTGCGTACGGCCTGTCGTGGTGGCTGGTGGGTGCGACCCTGTTGGCCCAACCGGCCGCCGGGCTGGAAGCGGGCACCGGGGCCGGTCGTCAGCGTGGCGGTATTCTGGGCGGCCGTCGCTCCAGAGGGGGCCGGGCCCGCTCGGGCGGCCGCCCGGATGCCACCGCCCGCGGCGGGACGGCCGCTCTCCCCAGTTGGATGCCCGCCGATCTCGTGATGGCTGCCGGGGCCGGCAAGCAGCGGCTCTATGTCATCCCGTCGCTGGAATTGGTGGTGGTCCGGATGGGCCCCCTGATTGGTGGGCGCCGTTTCGAGGATGTGGCCTTTCTGCAGGCCTTGCTCGGCTCCTGA
- the purE gene encoding 5-(carboxyamino)imidazole ribonucleotide mutase has product MGSASDFETLAPACDILAELGIPYEARVVSAHRTPDWLFEYAEQAHPRGLRAIIAGAGGAAHLPGMLAAKTLVPVLGVPVVATPLNGMDALLSIVQMPAGVPVATFAVGKPGAANAALYAAQLLAAHDPALHQALLARRTAKAAEALARPLNAPNAIPPVST; this is encoded by the coding sequence ATGGGCAGTGCGAGCGACTTTGAGACGCTTGCACCGGCCTGCGACATTCTCGCCGAACTTGGTATTCCGTACGAAGCGCGCGTCGTTTCCGCGCACCGTACGCCGGATTGGCTCTTTGAGTATGCCGAGCAGGCCCACCCGCGCGGACTGCGGGCCATTATCGCCGGAGCCGGAGGCGCCGCGCACTTGCCGGGCATGCTCGCCGCCAAGACCCTGGTGCCCGTGCTCGGCGTGCCCGTGGTTGCCACCCCGCTCAATGGCATGGATGCCCTGCTGAGCATTGTGCAGATGCCGGCCGGAGTGCCGGTGGCCACCTTTGCCGTGGGCAAACCCGGTGCAGCCAACGCGGCGCTGTACGCCGCCCAGTTGCTGGCGGCCCACGATCCGGCCCTCCATCAGGCACTGCTCGCCCGGCGCACGGCCAAGGCGGCAGAAGCACTGGCCAGGCCGCTCAACGCCCCCAACGCCATTCCCCCGGTCTCGACGTGA
- the purK gene encoding 5-(carboxyamino)imidazole ribonucleotide synthase codes for MTTTTTPSPILPGATIGFLGGGQLGRMTAFAARSMGYDIHVLDPEAACATRPIASRTITAPFNDVNAAIELASQCDVVTLEIEQIHPSVLDAVAARTALRPGRDPVYIIQDRIRQKQWLKSHGFPLGRFVAAQQASDIADMVRECGASIAKSTHGGYDGRGQVRLSDPEQAMDAWTALGSRECLVEQKVSIHYELSVLVARSPSGATAVYPPSRNHHTSGVLTWAVVPAVISDEMAQRAQTLARTVAERIGIVGLLAVECFVTTDGELLVNELAPRPHNTYHHSERGVATSQFEQLVRAICDLPLGATDVFAPSAIANLLGDVWLQDSAPDVTHALNVTGSRLHLYGKAGARAGRKMGHLSAVGDSAQDALGRVLESYRRLSPGTISSFDVHEPVLAHITS; via the coding sequence GTGACGACGACAACAACACCGTCGCCCATTCTTCCCGGCGCGACGATTGGATTTTTGGGAGGGGGCCAGCTGGGCCGCATGACCGCGTTCGCGGCGCGTTCCATGGGCTATGACATCCATGTGCTCGATCCCGAGGCGGCCTGCGCCACGCGCCCCATCGCCTCGCGCACCATCACGGCGCCATTCAACGATGTCAACGCGGCCATCGAACTGGCGTCACAGTGCGATGTGGTGACGCTGGAAATTGAGCAGATCCATCCGAGTGTGCTCGATGCCGTGGCGGCCCGCACCGCGCTGCGTCCGGGGCGCGATCCGGTGTACATCATCCAGGATCGCATTCGCCAGAAACAGTGGCTCAAGTCGCACGGCTTCCCCCTCGGGCGGTTTGTGGCCGCCCAGCAAGCCAGCGACATTGCCGACATGGTGCGCGAGTGTGGCGCCAGTATCGCCAAGAGCACACACGGTGGCTACGACGGGCGCGGACAGGTGCGTCTCTCCGACCCCGAGCAGGCCATGGATGCGTGGACGGCACTCGGATCGCGGGAATGTCTCGTGGAGCAGAAGGTCAGCATTCATTACGAGCTGTCCGTGCTGGTGGCCCGCTCTCCCAGCGGGGCCACGGCCGTGTATCCGCCATCGCGCAACCATCATACCAGCGGCGTGCTGACGTGGGCGGTGGTGCCGGCCGTGATCAGCGACGAGATGGCGCAGCGCGCGCAAACGCTCGCCCGTACCGTGGCGGAGCGTATTGGCATTGTGGGACTGCTGGCGGTGGAGTGTTTCGTGACCACCGATGGCGAGTTACTGGTGAACGAACTCGCGCCCCGGCCGCACAACACCTATCACCACAGTGAACGCGGAGTGGCCACGAGCCAGTTTGAACAGCTCGTGCGGGCCATCTGCGATTTGCCGTTGGGTGCCACCGACGTCTTTGCGCCGTCGGCGATCGCCAATCTGCTCGGCGACGTGTGGCTGCAGGACAGCGCGCCTGATGTCACGCACGCGCTCAACGTGACCGGCTCCCGGTTGCACTTGTACGGCAAGGCCGGCGCCCGGGCCGGTCGCAAGATGGGGCATCTCTCGGCCGTTGGCGACAGTGCCCAGGATGCCCTTGGGCGGGTGCTCGAAAGCTACCGGCGCTTATCCCCGGGAACGATCTCCAGCTTCGACGTGCACGAACCTGTGCTGGCCCACATCACCTCCTGA
- a CDS encoding acetate/propionate family kinase translates to MNVLVLNVGSATLKFQVVVTDNDRIMHDQDVKLLRGQIERIGGESVITLRGNDGSTRKRTAPLRDMRSAVDWLVGYITDPESGTGLTARGDIHAVGHRVVHGGEQFRASVLVDESVLQGIEDNVELAPLHNPHNLRGIEATRKALGSGVPQVAVFDTAFHHTLPEHAYLYAIPYPLYRRHKIRRYGFHGTSHRSIAYRFRKITDRERSDVRIVTLHLGNGCSACAIRGGVSIDTSMGFTPLEGLVMGTRSGDIDAALLDYIAAKEGLSLSQVEAMLNSQSGLLGISGLTNDMRDLLAEANELQDRRARLAIEIFCYRARKYVGAYLAALGGADAVVFAGGVGENSAQIRARICDGLEWAGLRVDAAANESLVGGREGRFSAEGSSMEAWVVPTDEELLIARDTFRVVSGAPLPS, encoded by the coding sequence GTGAACGTTCTGGTGCTCAACGTCGGTTCGGCGACGCTCAAATTTCAGGTGGTGGTCACGGACAATGATCGCATCATGCACGATCAGGACGTGAAGCTGTTGCGCGGCCAGATTGAGCGCATTGGCGGCGAGTCAGTGATCACCCTGCGCGGCAACGATGGGAGCACCCGTAAGCGTACGGCGCCCCTGCGAGACATGCGCAGCGCGGTGGATTGGCTGGTGGGATACATCACCGATCCGGAGAGTGGCACCGGCTTGACGGCCCGCGGCGACATTCACGCGGTAGGACATCGGGTGGTGCACGGCGGTGAGCAGTTTCGCGCCAGCGTGCTGGTGGACGAGTCCGTCCTGCAGGGCATTGAAGACAACGTGGAACTCGCGCCGCTGCACAACCCGCACAACTTGCGCGGCATCGAGGCCACCCGGAAAGCGTTGGGGAGTGGCGTGCCGCAGGTGGCGGTGTTCGATACGGCCTTTCACCACACGCTGCCGGAACACGCGTATCTCTACGCCATTCCGTATCCGCTGTATCGTCGCCACAAGATCCGCCGCTACGGATTTCACGGCACGTCACACCGGTCCATTGCGTACCGCTTTCGCAAGATTACCGATCGCGAGCGGAGCGACGTGCGCATTGTCACGTTGCACCTTGGCAACGGCTGCTCCGCTTGCGCCATTCGTGGCGGCGTGTCGATTGACACCAGCATGGGCTTCACGCCGCTGGAAGGGCTGGTCATGGGTACACGCTCCGGTGACATCGATGCGGCACTGCTCGACTACATCGCCGCCAAGGAAGGGCTCTCGCTCTCGCAGGTGGAGGCCATGCTCAACAGTCAGTCGGGATTGCTCGGGATCTCGGGACTGACGAACGACATGCGCGATCTGCTGGCTGAAGCGAACGAACTGCAGGATCGGCGCGCGCGGTTGGCCATTGAGATCTTCTGCTATCGGGCGCGGAAGTACGTGGGGGCATACCTCGCCGCGTTGGGAGGCGCTGATGCCGTGGTGTTTGCCGGTGGCGTGGGAGAGAACAGCGCACAGATTCGCGCCCGCATTTGCGATGGACTTGAGTGGGCCGGACTGCGCGTTGACGCGGCGGCCAACGAGTCGCTCGTTGGTGGACGTGAAGGGCGGTTCTCCGCGGAGGGCTCAAGCATGGAAGCCTGGGTCGTACCGACCGATGAGGAGCTGCTGATTGCCCGCGACACGTTTCGGGTGGTGAGCGGCGCACCGCTGCCCAGCTGA
- a CDS encoding O-acetylhomoserine aminocarboxypropyltransferase/cysteine synthase family protein, which yields MSRDSVVRPLSADTIALHAGQESPDSATGARAVPIYATSSFVFESPEHAADLFGLKAFGNIYTRIMNPTTDVFEKRIAALEGGVAAVGVASGQAAQTLAILNLAEAGDNIVASQSLYGGTVSLFSHTLPRLGIRTRFVNIHDHKAVAAAIDENTRALYVETVGNPALDVPDLKALSTLAHQFNLPLVVDNTFAPVLVKPIEHGADIVLHSATKWIGGHGTSIGGVIVDSGRFDWGGTARFRKFYSDPEPAYHGLRFAEAFGNIGGANIAYAIRLRVLLLRDIGAALSPFNSFLFLQGLETLPLRIRQHSANALQVAQYLEAHPSVAWVKYPGLASHVTHANAAKLLSGGFGGVLTFGVRGGEAAARRFIKETKLFSLLANVGDAKSLVIHPWTTTHEQLSESEREAAGVTPDLIRLSIGLEAADDLIADLDRALAAAVAADVTRTTGAGPQRNESAA from the coding sequence ATGTCCCGTGATTCTGTCGTCCGTCCGCTGTCTGCCGACACCATTGCCCTGCACGCCGGGCAAGAGAGCCCGGACAGCGCGACGGGCGCCCGCGCGGTGCCGATATACGCCACCAGTTCGTTCGTGTTCGAGAGTCCCGAACACGCCGCCGATCTCTTCGGCCTCAAGGCATTTGGCAACATCTATACCCGCATCATGAACCCCACCACCGACGTCTTCGAGAAGCGCATTGCCGCGCTCGAAGGCGGAGTGGCGGCGGTGGGTGTGGCCAGTGGCCAGGCGGCGCAGACGCTGGCGATTCTCAATCTCGCCGAGGCCGGCGACAACATCGTGGCCTCACAATCACTGTACGGTGGCACGGTGTCTCTGTTCTCCCACACCCTGCCCCGTCTCGGCATTCGGACGCGGTTCGTGAACATTCACGACCACAAGGCTGTCGCAGCCGCCATTGATGAGAACACGCGGGCGCTCTATGTGGAGACGGTAGGCAACCCGGCACTTGATGTGCCCGATCTCAAGGCACTTTCCACGCTGGCACACCAGTTCAATCTGCCGCTCGTTGTGGACAATACGTTTGCGCCGGTGCTGGTGAAGCCCATCGAGCACGGGGCAGATATCGTTCTGCACAGTGCCACGAAGTGGATTGGTGGTCATGGTACGAGCATTGGCGGCGTCATTGTCGACAGTGGACGTTTCGACTGGGGCGGCACTGCACGTTTCCGCAAGTTCTATAGTGACCCGGAGCCGGCCTATCACGGCCTGCGCTTCGCCGAAGCGTTTGGCAACATCGGTGGTGCCAACATTGCGTATGCCATACGCCTGCGCGTGCTGTTGCTGCGCGACATCGGGGCCGCGCTCTCGCCCTTCAACTCCTTCCTGTTCCTGCAAGGATTGGAAACGCTGCCGCTGCGCATTCGCCAGCATAGCGCCAACGCGCTGCAGGTCGCGCAGTATCTTGAGGCCCATCCGTCGGTGGCGTGGGTGAAGTATCCGGGGCTGGCGTCGCATGTCACGCACGCCAACGCGGCCAAACTTCTGTCAGGTGGATTTGGCGGAGTGCTTACCTTCGGCGTGCGCGGCGGCGAGGCGGCGGCGCGGCGTTTCATTAAGGAAACCAAGCTGTTCTCGCTGCTCGCCAACGTGGGCGATGCGAAGAGTCTCGTCATTCATCCGTGGACCACCACGCATGAACAGCTCAGTGAATCCGAGCGGGAGGCGGCGGGCGTTACGCCGGACCTGATCCGCCTGTCCATTGGGCTCGAAGCGGCAGACGACCTCATTGCCGATCTCGATCGTGCGCTCGCTGCCGCTGTGGCGGCCGACGTGACGCGCACGACGGGCGCCGGCCCACAGCGCAACGAGTCGGCCGCATGA
- a CDS encoding homoserine dehydrogenase, which produces MSTLPPTLLTPRGAASRVVQRTPVAAQSRAPQPSTPSWPVRDETITFRDVVLESGEQVEKVDVHYRLEGAINAARDNVVLVVHALTGTVHASAWWKGVIGEGAPLDPSRHAILCANLLGGCDGTTGPSHSDPDALPPISTRDQAAILARLLDGLGVVSPLLVCGGSLGGMVTLEFAASFPERLRGAVCLAAPAVQTAQGLAWNVIMRRAIALGGERDGLALARMVGMLSYRTPDGLERRFGRSQSSTGGFQVNEWLDAHGEKLVQRFDATSYGALIDAMDVHDVGRGRGGVSAALASVADRLIGVGIPGDLLYPDSAVREWTQAANATFVELPSIHGHDGFLLEVDRVARIIAGAITEASQREAPAVRKARAGTAPATIPVREALPQVHRARVAAVRSAVKPLRIALAGCGHVGGSLLDLFGERAANSPNAPPIRVERVLVRDASRPRPALAQAIARGIARNDAVITDPTELLDDDIDVLVEAIGGTTTARTLVETALRRGIRVVTANKALLGERGAALQALARTTGVRLDFEGAVCGAIPIVRCVRTGAAGVGISKVSGILNGTSNFVLEKVAEGHSLADAIASAQRLGYAEADPTRDLNGQDAEDKLRILAWLAFGVEPASLKVIRRGIDAQTAAWAAQVAAEGDRVKLIASVGREGDELVARILPTRVTGDDAWAHVSGPFNRVVIDSESAGSLVFQGPGAGGLATAGAVLADILQ; this is translated from the coding sequence ATGAGCACGCTTCCTCCCACGTTGCTGACCCCGCGAGGGGCCGCGTCGCGGGTCGTGCAACGGACGCCGGTGGCGGCCCAGTCCCGCGCACCACAGCCCTCCACCCCATCGTGGCCCGTTCGCGACGAAACGATCACGTTTCGTGACGTGGTTCTGGAATCAGGCGAGCAGGTTGAGAAGGTGGACGTACACTATCGCCTGGAAGGCGCGATCAACGCGGCGCGCGACAATGTGGTGCTGGTGGTGCACGCCCTCACCGGTACGGTGCACGCCAGTGCGTGGTGGAAGGGAGTGATTGGCGAAGGGGCCCCCCTCGATCCGTCACGGCACGCCATCCTCTGTGCCAATCTTCTCGGCGGCTGCGACGGGACGACAGGCCCCAGCCACAGCGACCCGGACGCCTTACCCCCCATAAGCACGCGTGATCAGGCCGCGATCCTGGCGCGGTTGCTTGATGGGTTGGGGGTTGTATCGCCGCTGCTCGTGTGTGGCGGATCGCTGGGGGGCATGGTCACGCTGGAGTTCGCGGCCAGTTTTCCCGAGCGTCTTCGGGGTGCGGTCTGTCTGGCCGCTCCCGCCGTTCAGACGGCGCAAGGTTTGGCCTGGAACGTCATCATGCGTCGCGCCATCGCCCTGGGCGGCGAGCGCGACGGGCTGGCGCTCGCCCGCATGGTGGGCATGTTGAGCTATCGCACGCCCGATGGACTGGAACGACGCTTCGGCCGATCGCAGAGCAGTACCGGTGGCTTCCAGGTAAATGAGTGGCTCGATGCGCACGGCGAAAAGCTGGTGCAGCGCTTTGATGCGACGAGCTACGGCGCGCTCATCGACGCCATGGATGTTCACGATGTGGGACGCGGGCGTGGCGGCGTATCGGCGGCCCTTGCCTCTGTGGCCGACCGACTCATAGGCGTGGGCATTCCGGGTGATCTCCTGTACCCCGACAGCGCCGTGCGCGAGTGGACCCAGGCGGCCAACGCCACGTTTGTGGAGTTGCCGTCCATCCATGGTCACGATGGCTTCCTGCTGGAGGTGGATCGCGTAGCGCGCATCATCGCCGGCGCCATTACTGAAGCATCACAACGTGAGGCACCGGCGGTACGGAAGGCGCGCGCGGGCACCGCACCGGCAACAATTCCTGTGCGTGAAGCCCTCCCGCAGGTGCATCGCGCCCGCGTGGCCGCGGTACGCTCTGCGGTGAAGCCGCTCCGGATCGCGCTGGCCGGCTGTGGTCACGTAGGCGGGAGTCTGCTCGATCTGTTTGGTGAGCGCGCCGCCAATTCCCCCAATGCTCCTCCCATTCGCGTGGAACGCGTGCTCGTGCGTGATGCGTCGCGCCCTCGCCCTGCACTGGCGCAGGCCATTGCCCGCGGTATTGCCCGGAACGACGCGGTGATCACCGACCCCACCGAATTGCTCGATGATGACATCGACGTGCTGGTGGAAGCGATTGGCGGTACCACCACGGCTCGCACACTCGTGGAAACCGCATTGCGCCGTGGCATTCGGGTGGTGACCGCCAACAAGGCGCTGCTGGGCGAGCGCGGGGCCGCGCTGCAAGCGCTGGCGCGCACCACCGGTGTGCGTCTCGATTTCGAGGGCGCCGTGTGCGGTGCCATTCCCATTGTGCGCTGCGTACGCACCGGGGCGGCCGGCGTTGGTATCTCCAAAGTGAGCGGCATCCTCAACGGCACAAGCAATTTCGTGCTGGAGAAAGTAGCGGAGGGACACTCCCTGGCCGACGCCATCGCCTCGGCACAGCGACTCGGCTACGCCGAAGCCGATCCCACGCGCGATCTCAACGGGCAAGATGCCGAAGACAAACTTCGCATTCTGGCCTGGCTGGCCTTTGGGGTGGAACCGGCCTCACTCAAGGTGATTCGACGAGGCATTGATGCACAAACGGCGGCCTGGGCAGCCCAAGTGGCCGCCGAGGGCGATCGGGTGAAGCTCATTGCGAGCGTCGGGCGCGAAGGCGACGAACTCGTCGCGCGCATTCTTCCCACACGGGTCACCGGTGACGACGCCTGGGCGCATGTTTCGGGCCCCTTCAACCGCGTGGTGATTGACAGCGAGTCGGCCGGCTCATTGGTGTTTCAGGGACCAGGAGCTGGAGGACTGGCTACGGCGGGAGCAGTGCTCGCGGACATACTGCAGTGA